A window of the Synechococcus sp. JA-3-3Ab genome harbors these coding sequences:
- a CDS encoding Uma2 family endonuclease has translation MVRLSAKPLTLEEFLQQPEAQPASEFIEGEIIQKPMPQGKHSLLQGELTSFINANLKPKRLGWAFPELRCTFAGYAIVPDISVIAWDRIPVDEDGTIQNLIPFCPDWMIEILSPDQNQVKLVKKILIGLAHGCQMGWIVAPEERLVFAYPAGQQPTVHEDPQELIPVPAFAQGIQLTVETLFGWMRVRADESGKHSGDAQAGHSPNPSPSGAQ, from the coding sequence ATGGTTCGTCTGTCTGCCAAGCCCCTAACCCTGGAAGAGTTTCTGCAGCAGCCAGAAGCTCAACCCGCCAGTGAATTCATCGAGGGAGAGATCATCCAGAAGCCCATGCCACAGGGAAAGCACAGCCTACTCCAGGGGGAGCTAACTTCTTTTATCAACGCAAACCTCAAACCCAAACGCCTCGGGTGGGCATTTCCAGAGTTGCGCTGCACTTTTGCCGGCTATGCGATTGTGCCCGATATTTCTGTGATCGCCTGGGATCGGATCCCTGTGGATGAAGATGGCACCATTCAAAATCTCATTCCCTTTTGCCCAGATTGGATGATCGAGATTCTCTCTCCCGATCAAAACCAAGTGAAGCTGGTCAAAAAAATCTTGATCGGCTTGGCCCACGGCTGCCAGATGGGGTGGATCGTAGCTCCCGAAGAAAGGCTCGTTTTCGCCTACCCTGCCGGACAGCAGCCAACCGTGCATGAGGATCCGCAAGAGCTGATCCCCGTTCCCGCGTTTGCCCAAGGGATCCAACTGACGGTCGAAACGTTGTTTGGTTGGATGCGGGTTCGAGCTGACGAGAGCGGCAAGCACAGCGGAGATGCACAGGCGGGGCACTCGCCTAACCCCAGCCCTTCCGGTGCCCAGTGA